Proteins found in one Lepeophtheirus salmonis chromosome 9, UVic_Lsal_1.4, whole genome shotgun sequence genomic segment:
- the LOC121123981 gene encoding LOW QUALITY PROTEIN: salivary peroxidase/catechol oxidase-like (The sequence of the model RefSeq protein was modified relative to this genomic sequence to represent the inferred CDS: inserted 1 base in 1 codon), giving the protein MKTVFIYLLTLTTKAFDSNSVYGNVVFSNKARSGRVEECKTTDGIPCVFPFEYGGKTYKGCTVINDPESLPWCSSRTYPNGTHIGGKGFWGHCSLDCPDDSRVVFEENDDIPSFFEPCEATLTDGTNANGECLPLALCTTLSFKEENLNECTLPNGGDGLCCIDTPIRTDDTRLSIVLNSEAQNPPLKLPSLKVSLEDVDNAIGLRFGPVSSQDFPEQSPEVSDIEGIIFGDEPTGTDDDELVDDPEGFHLRFNAPVDRKAEEVDHIAVDFVDTANKVKEDNNLSDAEAGIGLRSFDIDSSNEINNLCPWSPPPKCEPNARYRSADGTCNNLKNPNMGRAKTPYQRILLPEYSEGSLQLPRRSKVRNTELPSARDLSVQLTQSNDDIDPQFTVLVMQMGQFIDHDLTHTPNHGIRCCGPRGSFPDTFDGSKCFPIPISENDPFWKGKKRCLSLARSLSAPGLKCELEFRQQMNQITHWLDASNIYGSTKEEMDHLRLFKEGKLSISTQSGTQKGSLPSCSAAPAGVGMCRGCKSCFFAGDIRANEQHNLIVMHTVWIREHNRIASFLGKLNSQWSEEKLFQETRRIVTAEYQHIILKEWLPSILGNEFMTTYGLWPLQNGHSTQYLDIDSRITNEFATAAFRFGHSLIPSKFSMKTFSQGRSRSRATNLKDLFFKPHQIKSSEDIDGLIRGMVSQEGSPWDNSFVKEITDHLFEGRPGTGGLDLVAINVQRSRDHGIPGYNAYREICQFNKAKTFEDFSDVMGNSTIQNXKRIYQHVDDIDLFVGGFSEERHKDSILGPVFKCILGDQFARLKLGDRYFYDLGIDKNIAFTNEQLNEIRKVSMSRILCDNSDSITMIQPRAFRNMDRRNKLTSCSSSSIPFVGLSVFEDRGTRG; this is encoded by the exons ATGAAAACCGTTTTCATCTATTTACTAACGCTCACTACTAAGGCCTTTGATAGTAACTCCGTATATGGAAATGTTGTTTTTAGCAACAAGGCAAGGAGTGGCAGAGTAGAAGAATGCAAAACAACGGATGGTATTCCCTGCGTTTTTCCGTTTGAGTATGGCGGCAAAACTTACAAAGGATGCACAGTGATAAATGATCCAGAGTCCCTTCCTTGGTGCTCCAGTCGAACATATCCAAATGGCACACATATTGGAGGGAAAGGTTTTTGGGGGCATTGTTCATTGGACTGTCCAGACGACTCTAGAGTTGTCTTTGAAGAAAACGATGATATCCCTTCCTTCTTTGAACCTTGTGAGGCGACTCTGACTGATGGAACCAATGCCAATGGAGAATGTCTTCCTCTTGCACTCTGTACTACTCTTTCCTTCAAAGAAGAAAATCTGAATGAATGTACTCTTCCGAATGGTGGAGATGGTCTTTGCTGTATAGATACACCAATTAGAACGGATGACACTCGTCTATCCATTGTCCTTAATTCTGAGGCTCAAAATCCACCACTCAAATTACCTTCATTAAAAGTGTCTTTAGAGGATGTGGATAATGCCATTGGTCTTAGATTTGGGCCAGTTTCTTCTCAAGACTTCCCTGAACAATCTCCAGAGGTATCTGATATCGAGGGAATCATTTTTGGGGATGAGCCCACTGGAACGGATGATGATGAGTTGGTAGATGATCCAGAAGGATTTCATTTAAGATTCAATGCTCCTGTTGATCGAAAAGCTGAAGAGGTGGATCATATTGCTGTAGACTTTGTTGATACAGCAAATAAAGTCAAG gAAGATAATAACTTGTCTGATGCTGAAGCTGGAATAGGATTAAGATCTTTTGACATAGACTCAAGCAATGAAATCAATAACCTATGTCCATGGAGTCCTCCTCCAAAGTGTGAGCCCAATGCAAGATACAGATCCGCCGATGGAACTTGCAATAATCTTAAAAACCCAAATATGGGCCGTGCCAAAACTCCTTATCAGAGAATTCTTTTACCAGAATATAGTG AGGGATCCCTTCAATTACCACGTAGAAGCAAGGTACGAAACACGGAACTACCCTCTGCTAGAGATTTGAGTGTACAATTAACTCAATCTAATGATGATATTGATCCACAATTTACAGTCTTAGTTATGCAAATGGGACAGTTCATAGATCATGACTTGACTCATACACCGAATCATGGAATTCGTTGTTGTGGCCCCAGAGGATCATTTCCCg atacatttgATGGCTCCAAATGTTTTCCTATTCCAATAAGTGAAAATGATCCATTTTGGAAAGGAAAGAAGCGTTGTTTAAGCTTAGCAAGATCTCTATCCGCTCCAGGTCTCAAATGTGAATTAGAATTTAGACAACAG atgaACCAAATTACTCATTGGCTGGATGCATCGAATATCTATGGATCAACAAAGGAAGAAATGGATCATTTAAGACTCTTTAAAGAGGGCAAACTCTCAATTTCTACCCAGTCGGGAACACAAAAGGGTAGTTTACCAAGTTGCTCAGCGGCCCCTGCCGGAGTCGGTATGTGCAGGGGTTGCAAATCGTGTTTCTTCGCAG GTGATATCAGAGCTAATGAGCAACACAATCTCATAGTAATGCACACAGTTTGGATCCGAGAGCACAATAGAATTGCCTCATTTCTAGGGAAGTTAAATTCTCAATGGTCTGAAGAAAAGCTTTTCCAAGAGACTCGTCGTATTGTTACGGCAGAGTATCAGCACATTATACTCAAAGAATGGTTACCCAGTATTCTTGGCAATGAGTTTATGACTACATATGGGCTTTGGCCGCTCCAAAACGGTCATTCAACTCAATATTTAGACATCGATTCAAGAATCACAAATGAATTTGCAACAGCTGCCTTTCGATTCGGACACAGCCTCATTCCATCCAAATTTAGTATGAAAACTTTCTCACAGGGGAGATCAAGATCTCGAGCCACGAAtctaaaggatttattttttaagcctCATCAAATTAAGTCTTCAG AGGATATTGATGGATTAATTCGAGGAATGGTAAGTCAAGAAGGAAGCCCTTGGGACAATAGTTTCGTGAAAGAAATTACAGATCATTTATTTGAAGGAAGACCCGGAACAGGAGGTCTTGATCTCGTAGCAATCAATGTTCAAAGAAGTCGTGATCATGGAATTCCAG GATATAACGCGTATAGAGAGATTTGTCAATTCAACAAGGCCAAAACTTTTGAGGACTTTTCAGATGTGATGGGCAATAGTACTATTCAAA TGAAACGTATATATCAACACGTAGACGACATTGATCTATTCGTTGGAGGTTTCTCAGAAGAGAGACATAAGGACTCCATTTTGGGCCCTGTTTTCAAATGTATCTTGGGTGATCAGTTTGCAAG GCTAAAACTTGGAGACAGGTACTTTTATGACTTGggtattgataaaaatattgcttttacTAATGAGCAActaaatgaaataagaaaagtGTCAATGTCTCGAATATTGTGTGATAATTCAGACTCTATTACGATGATACAACCAAGGGCATTCCGTAATATGGATAGACGAAACAAATTAACGTCCTGTTCATCATCTTCAATACCATTTGTTGGGTTGTCTGTGTTTGAAGATCGTGGAACCAGAGGATGA